A single Watersipora subatra chromosome 7, tzWatSuba1.1, whole genome shotgun sequence DNA region contains:
- the LOC137400024 gene encoding alpha-(1,3)-fucosyltransferase C-like, protein MKSCLVLFLSLILLVLVGHVLYILSGQTNVVYIRAVLQRSPTYVTILPKNHSTHEKPTIHQTAVRIVRRMNGYKARRAAYLINCGQYRCRVESGTSSNGADIAFFNEQDVDFYKKPPKKNQHVLWAFQSKEPQNHIYEAMNEEWDGLFNYSITYVRQSDGVFFNFRDRVVAKLPPAQINFAMRYTNKKPRALWFVSHCLNRWTKHRVWSARVEYVQELLKYMQVDVFTRSSTCRTQLGSLIKRLPTGGQPALTSYTFYLSFESTICTDYITEKFWKVLETSGQTIPVALGGRSIEEYERIAPPNSFIHVRNFTSPEALAKHLKYVAENDDAFNYYHEWRNNHVIQKKLKTIRYMGDYYCYYCVRAHERPKNVWQTFSTDFSAEQCLDVSTPDLYCPYYNISCESQNL, encoded by the exons GTCAAACAAATGTTGTCTACATTCGTGCTGTTCTTCAAAGGAGTCCAACATATGTGACCATCTTGCCCAAAAATCACTCTACACATGAAAAGCCAACAATTCACCAAACTGCTGTTCGAATCGTCCGGCGAATGAATGGTTACAAAGCAAGGCGAGCCGCCTATCTTATCAATTGCGGGCAGTATAGGTGCCGAGTAGAATCGGGAACTTCTTCTAACGGAGCAGACATTGCATTTTTTAATGAACAGGATGTGGACTTTTACAAAAAACCACCAAAAAAGAACCAACATGTGCTTTGGGCTTTCCAATCCAAAGAACCACAAAACCACATTTATGAAGCGATGAATGAGGAGTGGGATGGTCTTtttaattactctattacatatgTTCGACAGAGTGATGGGGTCTTCTTTAATTTTAGAGATCGTGTTGTGGCAAAGTTACCGCCCGCCCAGATAAACTTCGCAATGAGATATACAAATAAAAAGCCAAGAGCTCTGTGGTTTGTGTCACATTGCTTGAACCGATGGACGAAGCATCGCGTATGGAGTGCTCGAGTAGAATACGTTCAAGAACTGTTAAAATATATGCAAGTTGATGTTTTTACGAGGTCATCAACCTGCAGAACGCAATTGGGTAGTCTAATAAAAAGATTGCCTACTGGGGGCCAACCTGCATTAACATCATATACGTTCTATTTATCATTTGAAAGCACCATATGCACAGATTATATTACCGAAAAGTTCTGGAAAGTTCTAGAAACAAGTGGACAGACGATTCCCGTAGCTTTAGGAGGTAGGTCAATAGAGGAATACGAGAGAATTGCTCCACCAAATAGCTTTATACACGTGAGAAACTTTACGTCACCAGAAGCTTTGGCCAAACATCTCAAGTACGTAGCAGAGAATGACGATGCTTTTAATTACTATCATGAGTGGAGAAACAACCATGTGATACAAAAGAAGTTGAAGACAATCAGATACATGGGAG ATTACTATTGCTACTACTGCGTGCGAGCCCATGAGCGGCCAAAGAATGTCTGGCAGACGTTCAGCACAGATTTTAGTGCCGAACAGTGTCTTGATGTCTCTACACCTGATCTCTACTGTCCCTATTACAATATCTCATGCGAGAGCCAGAATCTGTGA